From one Oncorhynchus clarkii lewisi isolate Uvic-CL-2024 chromosome 6, UVic_Ocla_1.0, whole genome shotgun sequence genomic stretch:
- the LOC139411960 gene encoding LIM/homeobox protein Lhx6-like translates to MYWNNEVPSPLPEENKVLLDNVFVKQSHSDGESHADVKEEAPLLPSPPVTPSMCSHPTLASPTPVQSTGKKQCANCGTEIQDRYLLKVNNLNWHVGCLECSVCRVSLRQHNSCYIKNKEIFCKLDYFSKFGTKCGQCRRQVYASDWVRRARGSVYHLACFACYSCKRQLSTGEEFGLVEGRVLCRAHYDTMVENLQRAAENGTGLTLEGAFPSDQDGQPKPAKRARTSFSAEQLQVMQSQFNQDNNPDAQTLQKLSDMTGLSRRVIQVWFQNCRARHKKHPPPQHNGHLQGAPHPHSRIPPSLPDNLYSPFSSPDRPHLLALHGYIDSHPFSMLSAPNHLTHPGMALPQLPISR, encoded by the exons ATGTACTGGAACAATGAAGTTCCATCTCCACTCCCGGAGGAGAATAAAGTCTTATTGGACAATGTTTTCGTTAAGCAG TCTCACTCGGACGGGGAGTCTCACGCAGATGTAAAAGAAGAGGCTCCTCTCCTGCCCAGTCCTCCGGTAACACCGTCTATGTGCTCGCATCCGACCCTGGCCTCCCCGACGCCAGTTCAGTCCACGGGGAAAAAACAGTGTGCCAACTGCGGCACAGAGATCCAAGACAGATACCTACTGAAA GTGAACAATTTGAATTGGCACGTGGGATGTCTGGAGTGTTCAGTCTGCAGAGTATCATTACGTCAGCACAATAGCTGCTAcatcaaaaacaaagaaatatttTGCAAATTGGATTATTTCAG TAAGTTTGGCACCAAGTGTGGCCAGTGCAGGCGCCAGGTGTATGCCAGTGACTGGGTGCGGCGGGCACGGGGCAGTGTGTACCACCTGGCCTGCTTCGCCTGCTACTCCTGTAAGAGGCAGCTGTCCACAGGGGAGGAGTTTGGTCTGGTGGAGGGCAGGGTGCTATGTCGGGCCCACTACGACACCATGGTGGAGAACCTCCAGAGAGCGGCTGAGAACG GGACGGGTCTCACTTTGGAGGGAGCCTTCCCCTCTGATCAGGATGGCCAACCCAAACCAGCCAAGAGAGCACGTACTTCCTTCAGCGCTGAGCAGCTACAG GTGATGCAGTCTCAGTTTAACCAAGACAACAACCCTGATGCCCAGACTCTACAGAAGCTGTCAGACATGACAGGACTGAGCAGACGGGTCATACAA GTTTGGTTTCAAAACTGCAGAGCAAGACATAAAAAGCACCCTCCCCCCCAGCACAACGGTCACCTCCAGGGAGCCCCCCATCCCCACTCCAGAATCCCCCCCTCACTGCCAGACAACCTCTACTCCCCTTTTAGCAGTCCCGACAGACCACACCTGCTGGCTCTGCATGGATACATAGACA GTCATCCCTTCTCGATGCTGTCCGCCCCTAACCACCTCACCCACCCAGGCATGGCCTTACCACAGTTACCCATCAGTCGCTAA